One genomic segment of Candidatus Methylomirabilota bacterium includes these proteins:
- a CDS encoding FeS-binding protein — MTKRRVHLTFTGKLTEEPILWQLSQTFDLVFNIRQADFTEGIGWIMAELEGDQQSLENGIRWLEDRGVHVAPIEQDVVS, encoded by the coding sequence ATGACAAAAAGGCGTGTGCACCTGACGTTTACCGGAAAGCTCACCGAGGAGCCGATTCTGTGGCAGTTGAGTCAGACGTTCGATCTGGTCTTCAATATTCGTCAGGCCGATTTCACCGAGGGGATCGGATGGATCATGGCCGAACTCGAGGGAGATCAGCAGTCGCTTGAGAATGGGATCAGGTGGCTGGAGGATCGCGGGGTCCATGTGGCGCCGATCGAGCAGGACGTCGTTTCGTGA
- the sat gene encoding sulfate adenylyltransferase, giving the protein MAESIEVSRNGASTPIAPHGGRLVSRVLTGEARADAVGRARDLPVISLNARAISDVECLATGVFSPLEGFMTRADYEGVVHDMRLKSGILWTLPITLAAPQDEVATLKEGGEAALLDSDGELLGLLSVEEIFPYDKRAEACQVYRTEETRHPGVQYLYQRGDLLIGGTVSLIRPPSLPGFEDYYGVPAETRRRFKERGWQTIVGFQTRNPIHRSHEYIQKCALELMDGLLIHPLVGRTKLDDVPSEIRLRCYRALEERYFPKERVMLSVFPGAMRYAGPREAVFHALVRKNYGCTHFIVGRDPAGVGGYYHPYAARDLFLSLTRDELDITPLFFDEAFFCRRCDGMASAKTCPHDASERVTLSGTRVRELLRSGEPLPEEFTRPEVSEILAEWMQGV; this is encoded by the coding sequence ATGGCGGAATCGATAGAAGTGTCGAGGAACGGAGCGTCGACGCCGATCGCGCCTCATGGTGGGCGGCTCGTCTCGCGGGTGCTGACGGGGGAGGCCAGGGCCGATGCGGTCGGCAGGGCGCGGGATCTGCCGGTCATCTCGCTGAATGCGAGAGCCATCTCTGATGTAGAGTGTCTGGCCACCGGTGTGTTCAGTCCGCTCGAAGGGTTCATGACTCGGGCCGACTATGAGGGGGTCGTTCATGACATGCGCCTGAAGAGCGGCATCCTGTGGACGCTCCCCATCACCCTGGCCGCGCCTCAGGATGAGGTGGCAACGCTCAAAGAGGGAGGCGAGGCGGCGCTGCTGGACTCGGACGGCGAGCTGCTGGGCCTGCTGTCGGTGGAGGAGATCTTTCCGTACGATAAGCGAGCGGAGGCGTGCCAGGTCTACCGCACTGAAGAGACCCGCCATCCCGGTGTGCAGTACCTCTACCAGCGTGGCGATCTTCTGATCGGCGGGACCGTCAGCCTGATCCGCCCGCCGTCGCTGCCGGGGTTTGAGGACTATTACGGCGTTCCGGCCGAGACGCGCCGACGATTCAAAGAGCGGGGATGGCAGACGATTGTTGGGTTTCAGACTCGGAACCCGATTCATCGGTCGCACGAGTACATTCAAAAGTGCGCCTTGGAGTTGATGGACGGACTGCTGATCCACCCGCTGGTCGGTCGGACCAAGCTCGACGATGTCCCTTCGGAAATCCGGCTTCGCTGCTATCGTGCGCTTGAGGAACGATATTTTCCGAAGGAGCGGGTGATGTTGAGCGTCTTCCCGGGCGCCATGCGATATGCGGGTCCGCGGGAGGCGGTCTTTCATGCCCTGGTCCGAAAGAACTATGGCTGTACCCACTTCATCGTCGGGCGGGACCCGGCCGGGGTCGGCGGCTACTATCATCCGTACGCGGCCCGCGACCTCTTTCTCAGTCTCACGCGCGACGAGCTGGATATCACCCCGCTCTTCTTTGACGAGGCATTCTTCTGCCGTCGCTGCGATGGCATGGCCTCGGCCAAGACCTGTCCGCATGACGCCTCCGAGCGGGTCACGTTGAGCGGTACGCGTGTTCGGGAACTTCTTCGAAGCGGCGAGCCGCTGCCGGAAGAGTTTACGCGTCCTGAGGTTTCCGAGATTCTGGCGGAGTGGATGCAGGGGGTGTGA
- a CDS encoding threonine synthase has translation MALVKGLKCRECGRPYPADPLHVCEYCFGPLEVDYDYDALRGRLTRKAIEAGPPSIWRYKALLPIEGEPAVGRYCGMTPLVRADNLARALGMREVYVKNDTVSHPTFSFKDRVVAVAVTKAVEFDFKVIACASTGNLANSVAAHAAEGGLPSFVFVPADLEQGKVLGTLIYNPKLVAVDGNYDEVNRLCSEIADKYGWAFVNINIRPYYAEGSKTFGYEVAEQLGWRAPQHIVVPAAGGSLVTKILKGLKEFDRLGLLDGGCHTRMYVAQAEGCGPIVTAIKAKSEIIKPVKPRTIAKSLAIGNPADGYYAYKAVTESGGYGEHATDEEIVEGMKLLARTEGIFAETAGGVTVAAAKRLIEQGRIPRDESLVLCITGNGLKTQEAVASSLKVRLHIKPTLRSFDEAMASHDLDVTPR, from the coding sequence ATGGCGCTGGTAAAAGGATTGAAGTGCAGGGAGTGCGGCAGGCCGTACCCCGCGGATCCCCTGCACGTCTGTGAGTACTGTTTCGGGCCGCTCGAGGTGGACTACGATTATGACGCGCTGCGGGGCAGACTGACCAGAAAGGCAATTGAGGCGGGACCGCCCAGCATCTGGCGCTACAAGGCGCTGCTGCCGATCGAGGGGGAACCGGCAGTCGGACGGTATTGCGGGATGACGCCCCTGGTACGAGCCGACAACCTGGCGCGCGCGCTGGGGATGCGGGAGGTCTATGTCAAGAACGACACCGTCAGCCATCCCACCTTCTCATTCAAGGATCGGGTGGTGGCGGTCGCCGTCACCAAGGCTGTAGAATTCGATTTCAAGGTGATCGCCTGCGCCTCGACCGGCAATCTGGCCAACTCGGTGGCGGCTCATGCCGCCGAAGGCGGACTGCCAAGTTTTGTCTTTGTGCCGGCCGATCTTGAACAGGGCAAGGTATTGGGGACCTTGATCTACAATCCGAAGCTGGTAGCCGTCGACGGCAACTACGACGAGGTCAATCGGCTGTGCAGCGAGATTGCCGACAAATACGGGTGGGCATTCGTGAATATCAACATCCGGCCCTACTACGCCGAGGGTTCCAAGACCTTTGGCTACGAGGTGGCTGAGCAACTCGGCTGGCGGGCGCCTCAGCATATTGTGGTGCCGGCGGCCGGAGGGTCGCTGGTCACCAAGATCTTGAAGGGGCTGAAAGAGTTCGATCGGCTGGGTCTCCTGGATGGCGGGTGCCATACGCGGATGTACGTGGCTCAGGCTGAAGGGTGCGGCCCCATTGTGACCGCCATCAAGGCCAAGAGCGAGATCATCAAGCCTGTTAAGCCGCGGACCATCGCCAAGTCGCTGGCCATTGGCAACCCTGCGGACGGCTATTACGCCTATAAGGCCGTCACGGAGAGCGGCGGGTATGGCGAACATGCCACGGATGAGGAGATCGTAGAGGGAATGAAGCTGTTGGCCCGCACCGAAGGGATCTTTGCGGAGACGGCGGGCGGGGTGACCGTTGCGGCAGCTAAGCGGCTGATCGAGCAGGGACGGATTCCCCGGGACGAGAGCCTGGTGCTCTGTATTACGGGTAACGGGCTGAAGACCCAGGAGGCGGTAGCCTCATCATTGAAGGTTCGACTGCACATCAAACCGACCCTTCGATCATTCGACGAAGCGATGGCGTCTCACGATCTTGACGTGACGCCACGATAG